From the Theileria equi strain WA chromosome 4 map unlocalized gcontig_1105316255041, whole genome shotgun sequence genome, one window contains:
- a CDS encoding hypothetical protein (encoded by transcript BEWA_048160A) produces the protein MNSRNNLNGEPAPQPQIWQNGGLTLLRREVPHLFDVPIRLCRIVLTIFLSDSDEDEDSTPQDDSNGRTLGDMRGSSGTIGSPVSASASAPTLENEGPTLSTSQVHPGNNGDHYLRVRGNDELLHSNDAESTDEEDEFFLASETFDDDSDDDQYTLANETNEELDSLYDIGNSISEEYDAVIRELELGFEASLLAEALADIPDNSELQLTIEFEYPDIVNFLNDISDDEDIEVEVVSDTFQQDPFENYTSTLPTPVENPVTLELSNPNEREINLLKGEYNGIHEKEYTPIGERNIVSIRENCRCIWNGALGEACQRVILYKRDRDVLICLELTTPNGSEKRFLEKQNLGFMRISESEFRTKLDEMRNQPRETTEAEHPNPEPIAEESVVSTSTAEEASTSEQA, from the coding sequence ATGAATTCTCGTAATAACCTCAATGGAGAGCCAGCGCCACAACCTCAAATATGGCAAAATGGAGGGTTGACTTTACTAAGGAGGGAGGTCCCTCATCTGTTTGATGTACCGATAAGGTTATGTAGGATTGTACTTACCATCTTTTTATCTGAtagtgatgaagatgaggattccaCTCCCCAAGATGATTCTAATGGAAGGACACTTGGAGATATGCGGGGTTCTAGTGGTACCATAGGGAGTCCTGTCTCAGCCTCGGCATCCGCTCCTACTCTCGAGAATGAAGGTCCTACCTTGTCTACTTCTCAAGTCCATCCCGGAAATAACGGGGATCATTACCTCAGAGTCAGGGGTAATGATGAGTTGCTACACAGTAACGACGCTGAATCTACTGATGAAGAGGACGAGTTTTTCCTGGCCAGTGAGACCTTTGATGATGATTCGGATGACGACCAATATACACTTGCAAATGAAACTAATGAAGAGCTGGACAGCTTATATGACATTGGAAATTCCATAAGCGAAGAATACGACGCGGTAATTAGAGAACTAGAACTGGGATTTGAAGCTTCACTTTTGGCGGAAGCACTAGCAGACATTCCAGATAATAGTGAACTACAGCTAACCATCGAGTTTGAATATCCTGATATTGTTAACTTTTTGAACGATATTTCAGATGACGAGGATATCGAGGTAGAAGTAGTTTCGGATACTTTCCAACAGGATCCTTTTGAAAACTACACATCCACACTCCCGACTCCTGTTGAAAACCCAGTCACACTGGAGCTTTCAAACCCTAATGAGAGGGAAATCAACCTTTTAAAGGGTGAATACAATGGAATACATGAGAAGGAATACACTCCTATAGGAGAGAGAAACATTGTCTCCATACGAGAGAATTGTAGATGTATTTGGAACGGAGCTTTGGGTGAAGCTTGCCAGCGAGTAATTCTCTACAAAAGGGACAGGGATGTGCTCATTTGTCTAGAACTTACTACACCAAATGGTTCTGAAAAGAGGTTCCTAGAAAAACAAAACCTTGGATTTATGAGAATTTCAGAGAGTGAATTTAGAACAAAGCTCGACGAAATGAGGAATCAGCCCAGAGAGACCACTGAAGCAGAACATCCAAACCCAGAACCAATCGCAGAAGAGTCAGTTGTATCTACAAGCACAGCCGAGGAAGCCTCTACTTCAGAACAGGCATAA